The following proteins come from a genomic window of Diprion similis isolate iyDipSimi1 chromosome 8, iyDipSimi1.1, whole genome shotgun sequence:
- the LOC124409908 gene encoding uncharacterized protein LOC124409908 — MLLSVNKNKNLPTTCSLLLRIVILALVAQLAISVPRDYRWGLGLRGLGSKSNSDFTALSNDTKKNLNLYLYRSPIELTVNYNVINDAEAKNRDAFDEENSESSFSDDNHLPIPEESEIEDLIGNDYEKRVLTPKEWIDAAFNSKNEVDYNDVEGTISERMGEPDNADVALRNERVMQKEMFMPKVPAECEGKTVCDKTESYPMEIIEQLVKKLQEDNLLIEAPSNPVNVGQRIDASDRTQNLCRSETHVTIDKAIALNGTWYYVLQTPKFVQMIENVVCVEAGKPCEAVTGFTDGPNANAVSVCVQHYIERYIHTLDQVDGHPAVVLRPLKIPSGCCCHYKN, encoded by the exons ATGTTGCTAAGTGTCAACAAGAACAAAAATCTGCCAACCACCTGTTCGCTCCTCTTGCGAATCGTTATCCTCGCACTG GTTGCCCAGCTTGCGATTTCCGTCCCACGCGATTATCGTTGGGGTCTTGGATTGCGGGGGCTTGGATCTAAAAGTAATTCTGATTTCACGGCCTTGTCGAATgacacgaaaaaaaatctcaatctTTATCTCTACCGAAGTCCGATCGAGTTGACAGTCAATTACAACGTGATCAACGACGCCGAAGCTAAAAATCGCGACGCATTTGACGAGGAAAATTCGGAATCGTCATTCAGTGACGACAATCATCTTCCAATCCCAGAAGAATCTGAAATCGAAGATTTGATAGGCAACGATTATGAGAAAAGGGTTTTAACTCCCAAGGAATGGATCGACGCTGCTTTCAATTCTAAGAATGAGGTGGACTATAACGACGTCGAAGGAACGATCAGCGAAAGAATGGGAGAGCCAGATAATGCTG ACGTGGCTCTGAGGAACGAGCGTGTAATGCAGAAAGAAATGTTCATGCCAAAAGTACCCGCCGAATGTGAGGGGAAAACTGTTTGCGATAAGACGGAATCTTATCCAATGGAAATCATCGAGCAGTTGGTTAAAAAGCTGCAGGAAGATAACCTGCTGATAGAGGCTCCGTCGAATCCA gtgaaTGTAGGTCAGAGAATCGACGCTTCCGATCGTACTCAAAATTTGTGCAGAAGTGAG ACACACGTAACGATCGATAAAGCTATTGCTCTAAACGGAACTTGGTACTACGTATTGCAGACACCGAAATTCGTTCAGATGATTGAAAACGTCGTTTGCGT CGAGGCTGGGAAACCTTGCGAAGCTGTGACTGGATTCACTGACGGTCCAAACGCGAACGCCGTGTCGGTTTGCGTACAGCATTATATCGAACGATACATTCACACGTTGGATCAGGTGGACGGACATCCTGCAGTCGTCCTCAGACCGTTAAAAATCCCTTCGGGATGTTGCTGCCATTACAAAAACTaa